The following coding sequences lie in one Rutidosis leptorrhynchoides isolate AG116_Rl617_1_P2 chromosome 4, CSIRO_AGI_Rlap_v1, whole genome shotgun sequence genomic window:
- the LOC139844804 gene encoding mediator of RNA polymerase II transcription subunit 31-like produces MVSGQETNGSLNDHSSPKKVYKDPDDGRQRFLLELEFVQCLANPTYIHYLAQNRYFEDEAFIGYLKYLQYWQRPEYILFIMYPHCLYFLELLQNASFRSAMAHPANKELTHRQQFYFWKNYRNNRLKHILPRPLPEPTPPAPPSNALPPPTTATMAAASVRVSALPPVPSPMQYGVPSGPPLMKNDPRSGIDRRKRKKDG; encoded by the exons ATGGTTTCAGGTCAAGAAACTAATGGCTCCTTGAATGATCACAGCTC TCCTAAAAAGGTATACAAAGATCCAGATGATGGGCGACAAAGATTTTTGCTTGAACTCGAATTTGTACAGTGTCTCGCGAATCCAACTTATATCCACT ATTTAGCTCAGAACCGTTATTTTGAAGATGAAGCTTTCATTGGCTACTTGAAGTACCTTCAATATTGGCAACGACCAGAatacatattatttattat GTATCCTCATTGTCTCTACTTTCTTGAACTTCTCCAAAATGCAAGCTTCCGCAGTGCGATGGCACATCCGGCCAATAAG GAGCTAACACACAGGCAGCAGTTCTATTTTTGGAAGAACTACAGAAATAATCGTCTGAAACATATATTACCAAGACCCCTTCCTGAGCCTACGCCGCCTGCACCGCCATCTAACGCGCTTCCACCGCCAACGACCGCCACCATGGCCGCTGCTTCTGTACGTGTGTCTGCACTACCTCCTGTACCATCACCAATGCAGTATGGGGTACCTTCGGGCCCACCCCTAATGAAAAATGACCCGAGGAGTGGGATCGATAGAAGAAAGAGGAA GAAAGACGGATAA